The proteins below are encoded in one region of Scomber japonicus isolate fScoJap1 chromosome 2, fScoJap1.pri, whole genome shotgun sequence:
- the LOC128365191 gene encoding beta-1,3-galactosyltransferase 2-like, with the protein MAHQGICPELAVCTTGPSAVSTGVTTLPRRHFLLSALVLKRALQAQLGFLKSILSASPLGSRRFLRLFTSGVQGITASHQQLPESPSRQTKPVFQSWFKGLILLCLLLYILYSTLFSSSLSWFKFPLPMTHFIRLNKPLPPYRVDQRLKQSNVINENTKLPSTIISSTPSTLYHQAYPRNYHFVMDNADVCKTKTPFLVLMVPVAPKNVEARDAIRQTWGNGSLVQGEVVLTLFMLGLAEGADVDQLQEKIKQENLQHHDLIQSDFMDTYLNLTIKTMVIMDWLATRCSTATYAMKIDSDMFLNIDNLVIMLKKPGLPKQNYLTGYLMWNRPVVRSKDSKWYVPVEMYPDPRYPTYTLGMGYVFSIDLPERFVEMSKSIKPFNIEDAYIGMCMKKLGQKPVSPPDPSQFKAYNSKYNRCEFSKIITYILANSQQLITYWTELKKPGPYC; encoded by the exons ATGGCGCACCAGGGCATCTGCCCGGAGCTTGCAGTTTGCACCACCGGCCCGTCAGCTGTGTCTACCGGGGTCACAACACTCCCTCGCAGGCATTTCCTCCTGTCAGCCCTCGTCCTCAAACGCGCACTCCAAGCTCAGCTCGGCTTCCTTAAATCCATATTATCCGCGTCTCCACTGGGATCACGGCGGTTCTTGAGGTTATTCACCTCTGGGGTGCAGGGGATCACTGCATCACATCA GCAGCTTCCAGAGAGCCCGAGTCGTCAGACGAAGCCTGTGTTTCAGTCCTGGTTCAAGGGGCTGATCCTGTTGTGTCTATTGCTCTACATCCTGTATAGCACTCTGTTCAGCAGCTCTCTGTCCTGGTTCAAGTTTCCTCTCCCTATGACTCATTTCATTCGTCTCAATAAGCCACTTCCTCCTTACCGTGTCGACCAACGACTCAAACAGTCAAATGTAATCAATGAAAACACCAAACTACCATCGACTATTATTTCATCTACACCATCTACTCTGTATCACCAAGCTTACCCGCGGAACTACCACTTTGTTATGGATAATGCAGACGTGTGCAAGACGAAAACACCTTTCTTggtcctgatggttccagtggCTCCTAAAAATGTTGAAGCCCGGGATGCCATCCGACAGACATGGGGAAATGGGAGCTTGGTTCAGGGAGAAGTGGTTCTTACTCTGTTCATGTTGGGCCTCGCTGAAGGTGCTGATGTTGATCAGCTGCAGGAGAAGATCAAACAGGAGAATCTGCAACACCACGATCTGATCCAAAGTGACTTCATGGACACTTATCTCAATCTGACCATCAAAACTATGGTGATCATGGATTGGCTGGCCACTCGCTGCTCTACAGCAACATACGCCATGAAGATTGACTCGGATATGTTCCTCAACATTGATAATCTTGTCATTATGCTAAAGAAGCCTGGCCTCCCCAAGCAAAACTACCTGACAGGGTATCTTATGTGGAACAGGCCGGTCGTCCGCTCAAAGGATTCCAAGTGGTATGTTCCTGTGGAGATGTACCCAGATCCCCGATACCCGACATATACTCTGGGCATGGGGTATGTCTTCTCCATTGATCTTCCAGAGAGATTTGTGGAGATGTCAAAATCAATCAAGCCCTTTAATATTGAGGATGCTTACATTGGAATGTGTATGAAAAAGCTTGGACAAAAGCCCGTATCACCACCAGATCCCTCCCAGTTCAAGGCCTATAACTCAAAATATAACCGTTGTGAATTCTCAAAGATCATCACGTACATCCTTGCCAATTCACAACAGTTGATAACATACTGGACAGAGTTGAAGAAGCCTGGACCATACTGTTAA